In Deltaproteobacteria bacterium, the genomic window GCCTGTGTCTGTGCCGATGGACCCTGCACATTCGCCTGCAGAAACGCTTGCCGCAGAGCCGCCGCTTGAGCCGCCCGGTACCCTTTCAGTATCCCACGGATTTTTTGTGACAAAGAAGGCAGAATTTTCAGTGGATGAGCCCATGGCAAATTCATCCATGTTGTTTTTACCAAGGATTACTGCGCCTGCTTCCTTCAATTTCTTTATGACAGTGGCATCATAAGGCGGGACAAAATTATTTAGTATCTTTGATGCGCAGGTGGTTAATATTCCTTTTGTGCAGAAGATATCTTTAACTGAAATCGGCACACCTGTAAGAGGAGTTATGTCTTTGCCCGACCCACCCTTTGGGTGGGTGCACCGAATTCTTTTATCAGCCTCCATTGCCTGTTTCATGGCGTCTTCTTTTGTGACTGTGATGTACGCCTTTATCTTTCCGTCAACCGCGTCAATCCTTTTTAGAAATGCCTCTGTCAGCTCTAAAGAGGTTGTCTCCTTCTTCTTTAATTTTTCATGCAGTTCGTGGATAGTTAAGTTGTACAGTTCCAAGATTATCTCCTTTTATTCTATGATCCTCGGCACCTTAAAACATCCCTTTGCCTTTTCAGGGGCGTTGCTTAATACATCTCCCTGTGATAAAGACGGCTTTATCACATCTGTTCTGAATATACCCGCTGGAGACACTGCGCAAGTTGTTGGCTCCACATTTTTTGTATCCAATGTGCTAAGTTTTTCCACATAGGCAAATATCTTCCCCATCTGTTCAGTATAC contains:
- the gatC gene encoding Asp-tRNA(Asn)/Glu-tRNA(Gln) amidotransferase subunit GatC, translating into MAITKKDVEHVATLARLALSEDETKLYTEQMGKIFAYVEKLSTLDTKNVEPTTCAVSPAGIFRTDVIKPSLSQGDVLSNAPEKAKGCFKVPRIIE